Genomic DNA from Schistocerca americana isolate TAMUIC-IGC-003095 chromosome 6, iqSchAmer2.1, whole genome shotgun sequence:
ACCTGTTATGTATAATACTCGATTATATTACATATTATTGGGATAAATGAGATGCATTTTTAACTCTTTGTTGATGTTGTGTTGCACTTTTTATAATAGACAGGCGAAGAAACACGGCGTTGCcagggtatttatttatagctcagtGTCCATATCCGCACAATGCAGTATCTGACCTTGTGTAtaatgtttatgacttcatatttcCTTAACTATGTCTCATACAATGGTACAATATTGTAGGTGCATTGaatggtgtatgtggatactgtccacgaaatttgttacaaatagagttactaacaaagaagtaataaatttaaatgtcatgcatgatgaggcagtttttcacgcatctcattcattatgacgccgtatctcctgaactacttaTCGTTAAATGATGTAATATTGCACTTACATTGAGTGATATATGTGCAAATCATCTGTAAAATGTGTCTCAAATGTAGCTGTTGGCGAAGAAGTTGTTGTGGGACTCATTGTATTTACTTAATTGTAACATAAAAAACACACCGTAACTCATACGActcttttaataaaaaaattaaacaacagaaCAGCATAAAAACAAATGAGGAAACATAAGTCAGAGAATGCGCcagagataataattacaaatggtAATCACTTGCACACAGCATTACACTGCACGTAAGACTGCACTTCACCACTCCCCCATTAGTTTCAATGGTACTTTCTGTTTAAATGGAGATGTCGTCTGGACGGGGTTACAATGGGTCGTGCACAGGCTGCTGATGGTGCATTAGAGGTAGCCTCAGACGTCCGTTGAGGCTGGCCTGTGACGTCCAGTGGAGTGACTGGATCTTCAGTCATGTCCTTAATGTGTGTAGATGCACCCATACCAGTGTAGGGAGCGCAGAAAGCTGGTTTGAGCCTTCGATGGAGACGGTGGTTGGTGTACCCATAACATCGACATAGACTGTCTTGTTCTCCCTACTGATGACATGATAAGGTCCGTCGTAGGGTGGCTGCAGCAGCTTGTGTACTGCATCATGCCATAAGAAGACATATTGGCATTCCTGTAGCTCGTCAAACTCAAATGGGCGAGGGGTCTGCTGATCCCTTGAAGCAATGGGGTGTAGTTGCCGGATTTGTGTACACAGCTTTTGTACAGAATCTGAAGTGCTGCTGCCGTTGTCTGGCACATTAGCAAAGAACTCGCTGGAAAGTCATATCGGCTGGCCATAAACAAGTTCTGGAGTTGTGGCGTTCAGGTCTTCTGTCAGCGACGCACAGAGACCCAGGAGGACAATGGGCAACGTCTCTGTCCACCACTGTGAGTCGTGACAATGAAGCGACACTTTCAGTTGGCGGTGCATGCGTTCAATTAAACCATTTACTGACGGGTGGTAAGCTGTAGTTCTAATGTACCTTGTACCGAATAGGATAAAGAATGCTTTGAACAAATACGACTCAAACTGTCTTCCTTGGTATGTTGTGATTCGTAGTGGCTACCCGAAACGAGCGACCCATCCCCTGAAGAATGCAGTCGCGACAGTTTCGGCGGTAATGTCGGCGATCGAGAACACCTCGGGCCAGCGTGTAAGACGATCGATGGTTGTAAGGCAGTAGGTGTATCCTTACGATGGTGGGAGAGGTCCTACTAGGTCTAGGTGAACATGATCAAATTTCTGAGTTGGAGGAAAAAATGTGCCAAGAGGTGACCTAACGTGCTGCCTAACTTTATTCCGTTGACAAGTCACACATTGTCGCACATATTGCTTGCAATCTTTTTTCATGTGTGGCCAGACAAAAGCTCGCTTCACCATGTTGGTAGTGGCTCATATTCCAGGGTGCGACAAGTTACGTAAAGAGGTGATTACCTGTTGGCGAAAGTCAATAGTCACAAAGGTCTCGGTTTGTTGGTGGCGACATCACAATACAGCAGCAAGGTTGACAGTGGCAGTGTAATACGGTGGAGTTGTAGGCCCGATGGTCGCGCCAACAAATCTCGGAGCTCAGTATGAGATTTTTGCGCTATGGCGAGAGATTCAAAATCAACTGCTTCAGTGATTGCTTCAATCATGGAGAGTGCATTAGCTGGCACATTTAGCTCTCCTTCAATGTGGACATTTTTGATAGTGAACTGTCCGATATAGTCGAGGTGTTGCAGCTGACGTGGCGATGCCTTCTCAGGGTGCTGGCGGAATGCGTACATtagtggcttatggtctgtgaTGAGAGTGAACTGCTGTCCCTCCAACAAGTGACGAAATTTCTTAATGGCAGCATATGCAGCATACAGTTCGCGATCATATGTGGACTAATTCTGTTGAGATGGCGATAGCTTATTACTGAAAAAGCCTAAGGGCTGCCAGTGCCCGTCTATTTGCTGTTGCAGTGCAGCACCGATTGCAGTTGCTGATGTGTCGACCATCAGGGCGAGAGGCGCCTGCACAACTGGGTGCGCTAACAGTGTAGCTTCTGCGATGGCAGTCTTCAGCTTCTTAAATGCCAACTCAGCCTTACTGTCCCACTGGAGTTTGTCTTTCTGCTTCGGTGAACCTTGCAAGTACTTATTCAGTGGTGCAACTAGGAAGACATGATTGCGAACGAATCGACGGTAAAAATTGGTTACGCCAAGAACTCTACGTAATTCTTTAACTGTCGTAGGCTCGGGGAAATTCATTATAGCGTCTACGTTCTCCTGTGATGGCCATATGCCTTGAGCATTGATAGTGTAGCCTAGGAACTGTACTTCAGCTGCTCCAAAAATGAACTTCGATGGGTTGATGAGCAGGCCATGTGCACGTAAACGAGTGAAGATCTGTCGTAAGTGTGATAGGTGTTCTGCCTCTGAATTCGACATGTCCAAAACGTCGTCAATATACACATAACAGAAGTCTAAAACACGTATCACTTCATCCATGAGCCGTTGAAACGTTTGGGCAGCATTACAAAGTCCAAAAGGCAATCGGGTAAATTCAAGGAGTCCGAAAGGTGTGCAGACGGCAGTCTTAGCAACGTCGTCAGGTACCACAGGTATCTGGTAAAACGCATGAACCAAGTCCAAAGTAGAAAAGATTCGCTTACCGTGGACATTGACAGTAAAATCTTCGATATGCGGGACTGGATAACGATCTAGAATGGTTCTGGCATTGAGCTGTCTGTAGTCAGCACATGGATGCCATCCGTTATTCTTCTTTGGTACCATGTGTGGAGGAGATCACCAACTATTGCTCGATGGGCGGCAGATTCCTTGTGCTAGCGTGCACGAGAATTCCTGCTTAACTTTCTTTAGTTTCTGGGGTGTCAAGTGGCGCGGTCGAGCATGAAGTGGTGGCCCAGGTGTAGTCAAAATATAGTACACCGTCGAGTGCTGCACAGGTGGGGGTGGGGTGTATATTGACGACGTTTTGGACATGTCCAATTCAGAGGCAGAACACCTATCACCTGGTATGTGGTCTCTGGGAACTGGCTGAGGAGCTCTATAAATGGAGAATCACCAGTAACCACTCGTACTGCTGTGTCCTCCACACAACGCATACGACTTTGGCTTGCTAGGTTGGTAGTAGTGTCAAGAAGGCGTCGGTGACGGAGGTCAGGCAGGAGtccataaaatgataaaaaatcCGCTCCAAGTATGGGGTGCGTCACATCTGCTTCGACAAATTGCCATTCAAATTTGCGCCGCAGGCCCAAGTTCAGAACTAATGCGACATGGCCATACGTTGTTCTTGTGGAACCACTGGCCGCGAAAAGGTGGCAGTGATTAGATTTGTGACGTGGCAGACAGGCAGATGGATAGACTGACACGTCAGCACCCGCGTCTACCAAATACTGTAACTTTGTGCTATGCTCCGTTACAAACAGtcaacgaaataaaataaaaaatcaatcaCTGAACGTTTGTGCTACTGAACGAACATTAAACAGTATCAGGATACTGTAGTTCCGTTTAACGGCAATTAGTGAAGCCCTTGTGCAGAGCTGAGGGGAGTTGCAAGAGTGAGACGAGTAACTTAAACAACTTTTACTctgaatttattaaaattttaaacatggcttctGACCATCATCTTGAGCTACGATGGCACTAAGCCAACAGTGTGTTTCCACACGCAAGTTGGCTCGCATGGTCAATTATGGGGACATGCATGTGCAAGTTTTCAATGCCTTTTGAAAGTGGTAAAATCGAGACTGCTTAAATCGATAGTCGTTTGTGTGTACTGTGTTATGACTTGAGTTATGAGCTAGGCCGGTATTATACCATCAATACTTGAGTTGAGTACAGAGTATAGGTAGTTGAGTTTCGGAGTCGGAGTTTTGTGTATGTTGTTCGACGACATGGGACGTTGATAGGTGCCATTAGTTATGTTATACtgaatgaattcatgtacaagTTAAGCGAATTGAGATAATTTGTATCAGTTTTATTGCAATTGTCTAACGCGTAATCAAATAACATTGATGTTGTCGAAATGggttaacattttttttatttggcaGTTATGATTCTCTCATTTCATTGCACAAGAAGACCTGATGTGATCCGAGAGGGATAATAGCATATGAATGTGAGGTAAAATATATGAGCAAAGTTGTGGCCATTGTTCTCCCGGTAATATTTACACTCTTTAACTGCAGGTGGATGACTTTATTCTGAGTTTAACATGCTACAGCACAATTCCGTGCCACCTCACATTGTCCTGTAGgttttttttgtttcagtaaatgCAACTGTTGAGTATTTCCATGAACTCTGTAACACTGAGGATTTCGCAGTTTTCCGGTTATATGAACGTGTCAGTTTCTGGCTTGTGTAAGTATACATGCCAATTAATCGATAATACAAAGACTAGGAGTAGTTTGTGAGAGCTGTGTGCTCAATTTTTCCTCGTACCTGAAGGTGCTTCTTCTCGACGGGACCATGTCGGACAGGACGTTAATGAAAACAAGTCGGACTGTCGACATTGAACAGTCatatttttatgtatattgtaaggaacaaaaaaaaatattaatttttgcatACCAAAGATTTTGAGATGCATCATCACAGAGATGTAAGATCAGAACAGGGCGAACACAATTACGCCTTTAATTTGTATCAATGTTATGCAAATTTTACGGGCGGtattacagaagcgtccgattccagcTGTCCGCTTTGTaccatgacgtcaccaatatggaaGAAACGGCTAGTTCCAGCGTAGACAATATGGGGACAATGAAGTCACTGCATGGATACATCAACAAACgcgatcaaaaataaaaataacacaagAACGTATCActccagaaataaaataaaacaagcgGGACAACCGCGAAAAATTTGGGCGGAGACTAGCTAAATGTACGACAATGAAAAAACGGCGCACCATCCTAAAACAATGtccaaagaaaattaaattaaaagattCCGCCACACTAACAAAACCACAGGAATCAGACGTTTCCCTAGAGCTGTATAGCTCAACCACAACTATTGATCCAAAAACACATATCCGAAAAGTGGAATCCCAcatttcccttggcctatatagctgaACTGCAGCTATCGATACAAAGAAACCAACACCTATAACTCGGAAAAGTGGATCCAAGCCTCACCAGCTCAAAAAACCAAATACCCCATATTCACTACATGAATTAAAACGTTACTGACCCACCATAAATATACAACAGAGAAAACATCATAATTACGATAGAATAAAACCAAAGCAAAAATTACATGCTATCAAAATCCTCCAGCAGTACCACCTAGGTTGGCCACGGTGCTCGTGCACATGTGCGTGCACACCCACATGCCTGTCACATCCATCCCTAACcaaaaagcaataaaaaattaGACTTCTTTCCACACAACAAACACCTAACTATTCAGATCTATCAAAAACACcgaacacacaaacaaaaaacctTAGTAAATcactgaaaacacttccacaatCCTCATTACTGCATCAACTACCTAAACTCAAAACCATGTTAGCACAATGACAGCCAAAACTCAAGTGAACCCAATACCACATGTTAAACTAACCACTCCACAACCAAATGGCTTCATCAAATAAAACACCACATCCACAACAAACCAACTCAAAAACACCACGCTGTAATGATGTGTCTCACCACAACATCATTCCAttgtgggtcaaagcagacaggtggaattggACGCTTCCGTTGACCCTTACAAATTCTGTGGCTATTGTTCTTTTTGTAATATACTAAACTTTAAATACTACACTTCTTTGCTAATAGTGACAGTTGTAAACCTAATGATTGTGTCTAGGCAGCAGAATCATTGAGAGTTTTGCTTATTTCATTAGAATGTAGaaacttggggggagggggggtgggtggggCTATACAACATATTACCCGGACATATAACACCTCCTTCTGAGCTACATACGTTTAAAAAAATCTGTGACTTCTACCTACTGCAAAACTACAATTTTCTGTTCAGTATCTTTTATATGCAATATGTAATGTAAAATGTATTTATgtagacaaaaaataaatttatatggacaaataaataaataaaaaaaaaggtctaACAATGAGTGGGAAGGGAATAAGGCAAACAGTCTAAAGGAAATCTGCAGAACTCTGAAATGTGTGAGATATTGCGAAAAAGTTGGTAGGTATAATTTGAAAAAATGAATTTACAAGGTCTATCAGATCGTGCCACTATTAGTTTATTCTGTTGTTACTTTGGGATACCGTTTTGATCAGGTAAGACAATCAATGCTTTGGGACATGTGATGCAATGAGAAGTGTTCCTTGAATGGAGAAGGCTCATTTAGTTGCAGAATTTGCTAATGTAAACATGTAGAAATTTAAATTTGTCCTGTGTCATATACAGAATAGTAGTTTGTATCATTCTGTGGTTATAAAGATTGTCATTGGAATGTGATAGTATATCCTCTTTAGTCTCTTAGTTGTGGTTACAGACTGATTTCTAATGTAGGCTGAAATCTAGGTTAGTGTGGGAGGTGACAGTTTGGTTACGTTGGAGAAGCAAACAACTGTTAATAGGAAATAATACCCtaatttttgcttattttgttATCCCTGTAGATAATCTGAAGATACCTCACAATAGGAAAATGTGTttttaataaaagaataaattgcaaccaagactgtttttaatacatGTATCTTATAAAGATATTTGTTAGATCTTTCTATTAAAGTGGATTTATGCTATCCTCATATCATGTTTCACGTGCTGGGACTGTCCCAGTAGAATTTATGTGTAATCAAAGCGATAGCTATCAACTATGAATCACCTCTTCATCTTAATAGGGATTTCGTTATGTAGAGTGTAGGTTGTCATACATGGTTCTCATGTAGTGTACTTTCTTTCCAGAACAGACTTTCTGGCAGTTTCAGTTCCTGTGCCTCCGTTGCTTACAGTTGTTACAATGAGAAGAACTGCAGCTTTGAAATCTGTGAGAGTATTATTGTCTGTACAGACAAGAGATCTATATTTTAGGAAACAGTACTCTTCCTTACACGATGCAAGACAGAGAGAATTAATGGCAAAAGGACTTCCCAAAAGAAAGGCAATACCAGGTGTGAAGCAAATTCTCGTTGTAGCTTCAGGCAAGGGTGGTGTCGGCAAGTCTACAGTTGCTGTTAACATTGCTGTTGGGATGAAATGTGTGGAACCACAGAAGGAGGTTGCCTTGCTGGATGCTGACGTACATGGACCTTCAGTGCCTTTGATGATGAACTTGCATGAACGACCACTATTGACAGAAGATGGTTATTTCATACCTCTCATGAACCATGGTGTCAAATGTATGTCATCTGGTTTCTTGGCAGATGAAAAGTCACCTTTTGTGTGGCGGGGCCCGATGGTTATGAGTGCCATACAGCGTTTGCTTCGTGGTGTTGCGTGGGGTTCGGTAGATTATCTTATTATTGATACACCACCTGGCACTGGTGATGCACATCTATCACTGATTCAGAATGTACCGGTTTCTGGTGTTGTCTTGGTGACTACACCTCAGACTGCTGCTGTGCAGGTATATCTGAAATACTACATTTTGTTGAGGTATTTAGTGTCTGGTTTGTTGGATcatttaatacatttttttgtgtgttaatacttATCTTGTATTTCTTGTTACTGTTTTTATTTCTCTAATATTCCCTCCTGCTTTCATAACTATTGTTCACAACATGCACCAAATGACTACATGACATTTCAAAGCATTTATGATATCTTTCGTTTGTTTTGATTTCGTAGCTAAAACTGGTTTAATATTTGAAgtagatttttgtgtgtttttcagGTGACAGAGAGGGGTGCTCAGTTGTTTAAGAAACTTGAAGTGCCAATATGTGGTATTGTTGAGAATATGGCATCAGTTGTTTGTACAAATTGTCACTCCCATGTTCCACTCTGGGGTAGAAATAACAAAGCTGCAGAAGTGGCAAGTGATCTTGGAACTGAATTGCTTTGCAGTGTGCCCTTGTCACCTTCGATAGCAGAATGTACAGACTTTGGTGCACCCATTGTCATTAGTCACCCTGACAGTGAACAAGGTTCTACTTTCATTATGTTGGCCAAGAAGATCTCAGCTTTCCtcagtacatctgaacatatacaAGAATAATGGTATGCAGTTGATGAGGCTGATTTTTATAGAAAGATAATGTGTTCATGCACTTTCTTAAAAGGTTGTAAACTGTGGTGCATTTGTAAGATTTGGTTTCAAATAAATAGTGACATCATAGTTTAATTAACAACTgcattaaaatacacatttttccaTCCTTCTGCCTAAAGCAATGATATAATAAACTTTGAGGCAGAAGCGTATGACAATGTAATAGGCTACTTAAATGTGGATTCAATCTTAAAATTATTCATTTTAGATATCCCTTGTGAATGTTCAATGCAACTTCAAACGTGTTCCTCCTGTGATTGTTCTGTTAATATTTATTCACATAGTTTCACCACACACTAATGTCAGTTTCCCTCCAGGCTCCATATGGACATCTTCAACAAGCTGTCAGTATTTTGTTGTAGTATTATATATTACCATGTCTCGTATTCTGGTATTGCACAGTGAATGTCATGCCATCATATCTTGTTAAGATTTATCATACGCTATTCACATTTCTTGTTTTGTCTACCTGTAAGTGGACTTCAGTCTATCTATATAGTCGTATAAGACGTGCGAGgggcactccaaaagaaatgcacactattttttttttaaaaatccatcttttattctacatatttgaaaggtttacagtgtgtagatacatcctttaggaacaatattttcatttctccacataatttccatccctctcaactgccttacaccatcttggaaccagcacctgtatactagcacagtaaaattctggaccaacctgttggacccactgtttggcagtgtgcacaagggagtcatcatcttctgcaaacacttccttcccctatcccaatgtagcgtgacaattcattccctgtgatgcgtctgtcagcagtcaccaattcgttaactctctgcacattgtttggAGTCTGTGCAGTGCGAGGCCTgttgctgcgaggacaatcctcaatattgctgtgcccgctttcatcacgtaacctgcttgcccaccgactaactgtactgtgatcgacagcagcatctccatacacctcttTCAAGCTCATGTGGATGTTTCCCAATGTCTCGTTttgacagcacaggaattctatgacagcacgttgcttctgataaacatcaagtgtagcagccatattGAAGACATTCTATGATGGCGCCActgacgggaacaggttgaactaagtttgaaaacaagcgggaaggatgtatctacacactgtaaaacttccacacacgcagaatgaaaactgtatttttacaaaactagtgtacatttcttttggagtgacccttgtaatgTCAGGATGTATGTACTTGTCATTGAGTGGAACTCTTACTGGGCACAGTCAGTATTAATATCAGGAAAAATCAGAATCCATGCTGAAGTTTAGGAAGGACTTAACATTCGTTTGAAATGGGTGTACACAGACACATCCCACTTGAGGCCCCTCCCCCCCCTCGCCCTGTTTGTTTTTATGTGAAAAGATACAGTCATCAAAGAGAGATGTTTTTACATCATCAACCTCGAGGAGAAGACATTGGTTCATTAGAGGTGGTAAGTTAGAAGGAACAACCACTGGGCATTGTAGTTTTTGTAGCTGTAAGCCAGACTAGACAGGAGAGGCAGGGTTTGTAGAATAGAAAGGTGTCTGCACTCCAAAGTTTGATTATGAGGAAGACTGGGTGCACAGTCATGTGGCAAAAACACAACCTCTGACGGGCAGCCACCAAGGTGGT
This window encodes:
- the LOC124619226 gene encoding iron-sulfur protein NUBPL isoform X2 — translated: MQLLSISMNSVTLRISQFSGYMNVSVSGLYFLAVSVPVPPLLTVVTMRRTAALKSVRVLLSVQTRDLYFRKQYSSLHDARQRELMAKGLPKRKAIPGVKQILVVASGKGGVGKSTVAVNIAVGMKCVEPQKEVALLDADVHGPSVPLMMNLHERPLLTEDGYFIPLMNHGVKCMSSGFLADEKSPFVWRGPMVMSAIQRLLRGVAWGSVDYLIIDTPPGTGDAHLSLIQNVPVSGVVLVTTPQTAAVQVTERGAQLFKKLEVPICGIVENMASVVCTNCHSHVPLWGRNNKAAEVASDLGTELLCSVPLSPSIAECTDFGAPIVISHPDSEQGSTFIMLAKKISAFLSTSEHIQE